The DNA window agtgtctcctgcttcaccatgTTCTTGTTTACTGCTGTgttagaaattttgagcctggaagcagtctgctgctcagcatagccttctgccagcagacaggattaaaccaggatttaaaaatgcagattattaaaaaaatatacagtagtCTCTTAATTTTCCCAGAATTGTATATctcatatatgtgtgtgtaaatcgacacatgtatgtgtgtgtttcttgtgtgtgtgtgtgtgtgtgtgtgtgtgtggtaatCTACTACTTCTGGTGTTATATTAAAATTAGCAACTGGAACATTCTGTGAAAATCCTCTATCATGAAAAGCCTCTATCAGACACCATGTGAAAAACTAGCTCCTTTGAAcagtttttatataaaatttgcTAACTTGGGTGATTTTTCTGCCTATGTGTTATGCATATTCTTCATAATGACTTTGGGTGTTTAGGCGAGATCCGGAGCCTGGGAGGACAGAACCAGCTAGAGAGCGGCTGACCACAATTCGACTGGCTGTTCTTCCAAATGGCAGAGATACAGTATTTTTACCAAGAGGTAAGTTAGGGGATCAGGCTTAGACATGGGCAAAGACGTTACGACTTAACCATCACAAAGACACTTAACTGAGACAAATGCAACAAAgatgaattttataaaaatgaacaatCTAGAGTAGCTTTTGTTTTTAACAGATTAGTGTCACACTGAGTAATAGCCTAATTGTGAGTGCTGTGACATCGTTTCCAAAAAATTAAGCTCTGTTGTTTTCAGTAACTCTGAGTTTTGTAAATTGGTCAAAGTATTGACAAGAGAACCTGTAAACCACTTATAATAATTGTggctttctctctctttccttcacAGTGGGATCATTAATAAAGAAAATCGTGGTACCACTCTCCATGCCAGAGAGCGCATTTATTAAGAAAATAAGAGCAGAATTCCCTAGCTTACGAGGTGACTTCTGCCTTTGCAGAGTCAACAGACTTAGGAAAATCCAGCAACTGGAGCTCACCTCTGTCTGTCCCGCTGCAATAAAAGCGTGTCCTTTGCTGCGAAGATCAGCGGTATACATCAGACCAATGGTACGTTACTGTCACTTGAATCAACTTGCAGGGGCTCCCTGTTTGAAGCTTTTGTGTGTTAAATGTATGTGTGACTGCTGAAAAAGCAATAAGAAAAaattaatcacaaaaaaactTGCAGGACCTCTCAAATATTACACTGGCTATGACATTGTAGCATTTTATCAGTAAATGAAACATGCAATCACATTTAGGGTCAATTGCAGAATCTTATAATTTTTTTGAAACATACCTTGACCTGTATACAGCTGTAAGAGGCATGTATAGTGTGACTAATCTAAGAATATATTGTTTTGTGCTCAATTTAACAGGAAAACAGGGAGGAGGTCGAGAATGAGCATCAAGTGGGTGGTGGGAATGGAATGGAATGGGAAAGCCAAGacacggaggaacaaaacaggtCAGAGGAGGAAGTTTTATTTCTCTACAAATAATATTAGATGTATCCTCATTGTATCCTACTTTTTGTTGCAATCAACAGCTAACCTAGTGTTTGAGTTGAGGAGGAAGTGTTTAAGTCATAGCCTATGTACTCTAGCTAGCTGAGATTTAAAAGATTATATGAAAATGAGTCATTTTAGCTTGCATAGTTACGGTTAGTATGCTAATATTTTGCTACTTCTGGTGTTACATTCAATATTAGCACCTGGATCATTAAGTGAAAAGCCTTCATCAGGTACCAGGTGAAAAACTGGTACCTTCAAACTGTTTATTTCAAATATTATAACATGAGTGATTTTCTGCGTATATGTTATGCATATGTCTCATAAAGATTTTGGGTGTTTAGGCGAGATGAGGAGCACGGCGGGACAGGACCGGCCCGACGGCGGCTGACTGCAATACGACTGGCTGCTCTTCCAAATGGCCAAGATACACTCTTATTACCAAGAGGTAAGTTGGGGGATCAGACTCGGACACGGGCGAAGACGAGATCGCTTTACTTAACCACTGCTTATGGCTCAACCATCACAAAATGCATGAAAGAcgaatttaataaaaaaacaaactataGCTTTAATTTTTAAAGGATCTTTGTCATACTGAGTAGTAGCCTAATTGTAAGTACTATGACATCGTTTCCAAAAAATTAAGCTCTGTTGTTTTCAGTAACTCGGTATGAGTTTTGTAAATTGGCAAGGGAACCTGCAAGGCACTTACAACGTTTGTGGTTTTCTCTTTTCCTTAACAGCGGGATTATCCATAAAGAAAATCGTGGTGCCACTCTCCATGTCAGAGACCGCATTTATTGAGAAAATAAGGGCGGAATTCCCTAGTTTACAAGGTGACTTCCGCCTTTGCAGTGTCAACAGACAAAGGAAAATCCGCCAGTTGGACCTCACCCCTGTCTGTCCCTCGGCTATAAAAGCGTGTCCTTTGCTGCGAAGATCGGCTGTGTACATCAGACCAATGGTATGTTACTGTTATTTGAATCAACTTGCAGGGCCTCCAAAATGACACATAGGCACACAGTGACATTTTTATAAGTAAACGAATCGTGCAATCTCAGATGTAGAGGTCAAAAGCGGAATCTTCTGATTTTCTTAAGTCATGGTTTTAAAATGCCTTGTCCTCTCAGTTGGAAGAGGCACGGATGGTGTGACTAACGGAAGAATGTGTTTTATTGGCAATTTAACAGGAGTTTTGGGAAGAGGGAGTCCAGAGTGTGAACGTAGTGGGGGACAGAGGTGGAATGGAGTGGGAAAAGCACAACATGTTGGAGGAACCAATCGGgctgaaggaggaggaggacgaggaggaacGAGACTGGTTGAAGGAGGAGGTATGAGATGGGTCTTTGGTTGGTATCCATACAGTAAGACTGTCGGAACATTCTTAGGCAATGTATGACTGATCATAATTTTTTAGACAAGTCATTATTTTGCTTTCAGTCAATTTATCTGTGTCATTATAACGTAGGTCAATGATGTATATTCCTGCCGTACTCACACTAGCCAGGCTGTATCTTGCTCAGGCACGTTTGATCCCCAAATTCCAGTTCATTTGACTTTCGCTCCTATTTTGTGAATGGCTGTATTAAGGATGGATTCATAGAATAACTATCATTCATGCTTTTCAGTTCATTGAAAACACATTCTGTGATTTCAGGACATGTTTACAGGTCAGGCTGACGATAAAGCAGTTGAAAGAGAGAGTGTAGGCTTGCCGGAACGCCATGCCCTACCCAGCCAGCAGGATGAAGAGTATCAACATTCGCCGGTACTAGACCAAGAAATGGTAAGAAAATGCTCGTATGGCCAGCTCACACAAAGCAAAATGTTGTTTTGCAGTAAGGATTCCGTTTTTAGCCAATCGTCTTTGGGTTGTTCTGATTGATCAATTAAGTAGCAGTTAAAATGAAGTTTCATATGACAACAGGAGAGAAGACGAAGGCAGTTTCAGGAGCGTGAGCTGAGAAGAGTAGAGGTAAGTTAGTCATGTATCGCCGTATAAAACTATAAATCCTCTATTGATATTTATCACATAAGAGACattaagtaagggataatgtacaggcagccggtagttatcgcagaaataagccccgacagtgtgatcaggacccgacgcgaagcggagggtcttgtatcacactgaaggggcttatttcgcgataactaccggctgcctgtacattatcccgcttattacacggctacttgccacataaggaaaatgacatggacatgaatatgaatttgaaacattttattggcatatttgttttaaaataacatttttatctttccgcgaaacgatatagtaccacgtgactatgcgttattactttggagcggttattatttgaaaataatgaacctgcaaatgtctcaactgaccaatcagaatcaagcattccagagagccgtgtaataattTGTTTATAGGTTATAAATACCAGGAAGAAAATGATGAATTCCATACCAGAGCCTGACAATGGGGTAACCGTCCAGTTTAAATATCCTGATGGTACCTTAAAACGGAGACGCTTTCTACCTAGTCAGCCTTTCCAGGTAATTTCTGTACCCCTGCGTCTTATTCTCCTCAGTTTACAGCCACCTACTCTTTTTAAAAGCGATTAATTGATACAAACTTCACTTTGCAGCATATAGTTGCCTTTGCAGGCAGTGAAGAAATGGCTACTGAAATATTTACACTTCAGAATGCTATGTCCCGCACCTCACTGCAAAGCACCCAAAGAGGTTCACTGGCAGACAGTGGCATCACTGCACCGTGTACTCTGTACATTCTGTGGATGTTGGGGGATGCACTGGAGGTGAGTGCCTTTGGGTGTGCATTAGTTGTGCGCTGTTCTGTGGGGGTGTCATTATATTTGCtgtattaatgtattaataTGCCCTGCATTTTGACCCAAAACACATAGCCGGAGGAACCACTGGCAATCGAACCTTGGTCCAAAGAGTGTTTTCATTTCGGCTGGGCTTCTTAGGAGAAACAATTTACCATTTCCGTGGGTAGTTAGCTGATTTGACTTCCTCTTAATCGCTTTGGCAGCTCCTTGCCATCAATTGGGATGTGAAGTTGTGGGTGAAATTCTTTGGGCCTTCATGTGGGTTAACGTTGTCTTATCAATTCATTTCAGGATATTAAGTCAAACTCCTCCGCAGCACATGAGCAGACGCGAGCTGCACCACCTACCACAGTCCCTGCCTTCTCCCCTGCTCCCCCTCCACCCGTCACAATCACAACCCTttcccctcctccccctccaCCAGTCACAGTCCCCACCTTTTCCCCTGATCCCTGTCTGCCAGTCACAGTCCCCTCCTTttcccctcctccccctccagCGGTCACAGTCCCCGCCTTCtcccctgctccctcctcacCGGTCACAGTCCCCGCCTTCTCCCTTGCTCCCTCCTCACCGGTCACAGTCCCCGCCTTCtcccctgctccctcctcacCGGTCACAGTCCCCACCCTttcccctcctccccctccaCCAGTCACAGTCCCCACCCTTTCCCCTGCTCCCCCTCCAACCCACAGTCCCTCTAATATCTCCTCCACTCCATCAAGCCCAGACCTGCAGAACACTGAAGAGTAGGTACCTACACACATTTTCTGAAGAGACCATGTTTCATTatttgagatatatatatatatatatatatgtatatttgtattataTCAGTATTACATTATTTGCATCTTATACAGTATAATGTATTAATTATGCTATA is part of the Paramormyrops kingsleyae isolate MSU_618 chromosome 17, PKINGS_0.4, whole genome shotgun sequence genome and encodes:
- the LOC111844854 gene encoding uncharacterized protein isoform X3, encoding MLSPESAKLKEEKAEVDDVSELPLQTSQSSALGFSPDQVESICEALMEGGNVDLLGRFLSTIPPSTDLIRDNDTLLKAQALVAFHREEFKELYAILESRDFHPSNHGFLQDLYLRARYKEAERSRGRSLGALDKCRLRKKFPLPKTIWDGEKSRYALMECYTSNRRDPEPGRTEPARERLTTIRLAVLPNGRDTVFLPRVGSLIKKIVVPLSMPESAFIKKIRAEFPSLRGDFCLCRVNRLRKIQQLELTSVCPAAIKACPLLRRSAVYIRPMENREEVENEHQVGGGNGMEWESQDTEEQNRRDEEHGGTGPARRRLTAIRLAALPNGQDTLLLPRAGLSIKKIVVPLSMSETAFIEKIRAEFPSLQGDFRLCSVNRQRKIRQLDLTPVCPSAIKACPLLRRSAVYIRPMEFWEEGVQSVNVVGDRGGMEWEKHNMLEEPIGLKEEEDEEERDWLKEEDMFTGQADDKAVERESVGLPERHALPSQQDEEYQHSPVLDQEMERRRRQFQERELRRVEVINTRKKMMNSIPEPDNGVTVQFKYPDGTLKRRRFLPSQPFQHIVAFAGSEEMATEIFTLQNAMSRTSLQSTQRGSLADSGITAPCTLYILWMLGDALEDIKSNSSAAHEQTRAAPPTTVPAFSPAPPPPVTITTLSPPPPPPVTVPTFSPDPCLPVTVPSFSPPPPPAVTVPAFSPAPSSPVTVPAFSLAPSSPVTVPAFSPAPSSPVTVPTLSPPPPPPVTVPTLSPAPPPTHSPSNISSTPSSPDLQNTEEPFDVASALKTLKSRVHHLAPTANQINVLRNEEFDCALRAFRRPAFDPESKLDIVFIDEDGLGDGAADDGGPTREFCRLLMGQIQEHQIFEGPQEARTLVLDSVALHNNMYRIVGQMLAVCLIQGGVSPNFFSKRLFSQVFGLPSAPATTEEVVDCGLKTKLEKISSAETLDDARQAVNEAADELDPMGARWHLQSLEQREELIEAAVQFHCERRIQAALQQFKEGLSALGVLEEVTSRPQAFEKIFLQDTTSLKASDIVGLFQARSRSLPGSDRRRLEARAIAFWKDWLLEVEGGLTHPITLEDVLIFATGLRRIPAMGFVTQPELAFLHPEDGLVRFPKANTCSLVLQLPVGQAYTEFKNNMELGIGSGECRTLR
- the LOC111844854 gene encoding uncharacterized protein isoform X1; this translates as MCDASVRVQIMLIGVEIKGKQCTKMASFPRELGVQTTNNAEMLSPESAKLKEEKAEVDDVSELPLQTSQSSALGFSPDQVESICEALMEGGNVDLLGRFLSTIPPSTDLIRDNDTLLKAQALVAFHREEFKELYAILESRDFHPSNHGFLQDLYLRARYKEAERSRGRSLGALDKCRLRKKFPLPKTIWDGEKSRYALMECYTSNRRDPEPGRTEPARERLTTIRLAVLPNGRDTVFLPRVGSLIKKIVVPLSMPESAFIKKIRAEFPSLRGDFCLCRVNRLRKIQQLELTSVCPAAIKACPLLRRSAVYIRPMENREEVENEHQVGGGNGMEWESQDTEEQNRRDEEHGGTGPARRRLTAIRLAALPNGQDTLLLPRAGLSIKKIVVPLSMSETAFIEKIRAEFPSLQGDFRLCSVNRQRKIRQLDLTPVCPSAIKACPLLRRSAVYIRPMEFWEEGVQSVNVVGDRGGMEWEKHNMLEEPIGLKEEEDEEERDWLKEEDMFTGQADDKAVERESVGLPERHALPSQQDEEYQHSPVLDQEMERRRRQFQERELRRVEVINTRKKMMNSIPEPDNGVTVQFKYPDGTLKRRRFLPSQPFQHIVAFAGSEEMATEIFTLQNAMSRTSLQSTQRGSLADSGITAPCTLYILWMLGDALEDIKSNSSAAHEQTRAAPPTTVPAFSPAPPPPVTITTLSPPPPPPVTVPTFSPDPCLPVTVPSFSPPPPPAVTVPAFSPAPSSPVTVPAFSLAPSSPVTVPAFSPAPSSPVTVPTLSPPPPPPVTVPTLSPAPPPTHSPSNISSTPSSPDLQNTEEPFDVASALKTLKSRVHHLAPTANQINVLRNEEFDCALRAFRRPAFDPESKLDIVFIDEDGLGDGAADDGGPTREFCRLLMGQIQEHQIFEGPQEARTLVLDSVALHNNMYRIVGQMLAVCLIQGGVSPNFFSKRLFSQVFGLPSAPATTEEVVDCGLKTKLEKISSAETLDDARQAVNEAADELDPMGARWHLQSLEQREELIEAAVQFHCERRIQAALQQFKEGLSALGVLEEVTSRPQAFEKIFLQDTTSLKASDIVGLFQARSRSLPGSDRRRLEARAIAFWKDWLLEVEGGLTHPITLEDVLIFATGLRRIPAMGFVTQPELAFLHPEDGLVRFPKANTCSLVLQLPVGQAYTEFKNNMELGIGSGECRTLR
- the LOC111844854 gene encoding uncharacterized protein isoform X2, whose product is MPNVRGLLWLPVMLGVQTTNNAEMLSPESAKLKEEKAEVDDVSELPLQTSQSSALGFSPDQVESICEALMEGGNVDLLGRFLSTIPPSTDLIRDNDTLLKAQALVAFHREEFKELYAILESRDFHPSNHGFLQDLYLRARYKEAERSRGRSLGALDKCRLRKKFPLPKTIWDGEKSRYALMECYTSNRRDPEPGRTEPARERLTTIRLAVLPNGRDTVFLPRVGSLIKKIVVPLSMPESAFIKKIRAEFPSLRGDFCLCRVNRLRKIQQLELTSVCPAAIKACPLLRRSAVYIRPMENREEVENEHQVGGGNGMEWESQDTEEQNRRDEEHGGTGPARRRLTAIRLAALPNGQDTLLLPRAGLSIKKIVVPLSMSETAFIEKIRAEFPSLQGDFRLCSVNRQRKIRQLDLTPVCPSAIKACPLLRRSAVYIRPMEFWEEGVQSVNVVGDRGGMEWEKHNMLEEPIGLKEEEDEEERDWLKEEDMFTGQADDKAVERESVGLPERHALPSQQDEEYQHSPVLDQEMERRRRQFQERELRRVEVINTRKKMMNSIPEPDNGVTVQFKYPDGTLKRRRFLPSQPFQHIVAFAGSEEMATEIFTLQNAMSRTSLQSTQRGSLADSGITAPCTLYILWMLGDALEDIKSNSSAAHEQTRAAPPTTVPAFSPAPPPPVTITTLSPPPPPPVTVPTFSPDPCLPVTVPSFSPPPPPAVTVPAFSPAPSSPVTVPAFSLAPSSPVTVPAFSPAPSSPVTVPTLSPPPPPPVTVPTLSPAPPPTHSPSNISSTPSSPDLQNTEEPFDVASALKTLKSRVHHLAPTANQINVLRNEEFDCALRAFRRPAFDPESKLDIVFIDEDGLGDGAADDGGPTREFCRLLMGQIQEHQIFEGPQEARTLVLDSVALHNNMYRIVGQMLAVCLIQGGVSPNFFSKRLFSQVFGLPSAPATTEEVVDCGLKTKLEKISSAETLDDARQAVNEAADELDPMGARWHLQSLEQREELIEAAVQFHCERRIQAALQQFKEGLSALGVLEEVTSRPQAFEKIFLQDTTSLKASDIVGLFQARSRSLPGSDRRRLEARAIAFWKDWLLEVEGGLTHPITLEDVLIFATGLRRIPAMGFVTQPELAFLHPEDGLVRFPKANTCSLVLQLPVGQAYTEFKNNMELGIGSGECRTLR